One region of Ptychodera flava strain L36383 chromosome 3 unlocalized genomic scaffold, AS_Pfla_20210202 Scaffold_27__1_contigs__length_13241970_pilon, whole genome shotgun sequence genomic DNA includes:
- the LOC139126466 gene encoding uncharacterized protein, with protein MMSNFTLCLISLGIVGGIPTCLCETILANEGSSARLTCINQQFQGKVVTARWGKDGGIFIAQKFESGVEHYVTEDKYSIDDDMMYLNIHNIETSDEGKYICKAEIDSEKPEKDDTILHHTIELLVSTRMQKQTGGSLPGYAVFILVIVVVLVINVVVVLAEIAIRRRKKSRSNQRSPQSDQIYKPVSSGNQKDGRKLRNKGEWKGRTV; from the exons GAGGTATCCCGACATGTCTTTGTGAAACCATTCTGGCGAACGAGGGAAGCTCGGCAAGGTTAACCTGCATCAATCAGCAATTCCAGGGTAAAGTGGTGACTGCAAGGTGGGGAAAGGATGGTGGTATCTTCATAGCCCAGAAATTTGAATCTGGTGTTGAACATTACGTCACGGAAGACAAATACTCCATCGATGATGACATGATGTACCTGAATATTCATAATATCGAGACATCGGACGAgggaaaatacatttgtaaggCTGAAATCGATTCGGAGAAGCCAGAAAAAGATGATACCATTTTGCACCATACAATTGAATTACTAGTCAGCACAA GAATGCAGAAGCAGACGGGAGGTTCACTTCCGGGATATGCTGTTTTTATCTTAGTTATCGTTGTTGTTTTGGTTATCAACGTCGTCGTTGTTCTGGCAGAAATTGCTATCCGCAGGAGAAAG AAGTCACGAAGCAATCAAAGGTCTCCTCAGTCCGACCAGATATACAAACCTGTCTCGTCGGGCAACCAAAAAGATGGCCGGAAACTGCGGAATAAAGGTGAATGGAAAGGTCGCACTGTTTAA